Proteins from a single region of Chanodichthys erythropterus isolate Z2021 chromosome 13, ASM2448905v1, whole genome shotgun sequence:
- the abl1 gene encoding tyrosine-protein kinase ABL1 isoform X1 — MGQQPGKLVGDQRRPSLPALPFIKGAGKRETSRQGAQHCNVFTVHEALQRPDFEPPGLSEAARWNSKENLLAGPGENDPNLFVALYDFVASGDNTLSITKGEKLRVLGYNHNGEWCEAQTKNGQGWVPSNYITPVNSLEKHSWYHGPVSRNAAEYLLSSGINGSFLVRESESSPGQRSISLRYEGRVYHYRINTASDGKLYVSSESRFNTLAELVHHHSTVSDGLITTLHYPAPKRNKPTIYGVSPNYDKWEMERTDITMKHKLGGGQYGEVYEGVWKKYSLTVAVKTLKEDTMEVEEFLKEAAVMKEIKHPNLVQLLGVCTREPPFYIITEFMTHGNLLDYLRECNRQEVNAVVLLYMATQISSAMEYLEKKNFIHRDLAARNCLVGENHLVKVADFGLSRLMTGDTYTAHAGAKFPIKWTAPESLAYNKFSIKSDVWAFGVLLWEIATYGMSPYPGIDLSQVYELLEKDYRMDRPEGCPEKVYELMRACWRWNPAERPSFAETHQAFETMFQESSISDEVEKELGKKGKKLTLGPIQQAPELPTKTRTLRRHMDSRDGDSPDAAEAEVAGLPMLPRPLLDSNLNEDDRLLTKDKDKFRMNPFSYIKKKKRTAPAPPKRSSSFGKMDGHLDRRGLGPDCRDDFNNGASTNDALHGIDPSKLVGSNNTTVVGVTNGAPAYPGQLFPSHSRKKGTGTTSGNGGKLATTPPAEEDPMSNSKRFLRSSSASSMPPGSERTEWKSVTLPRDIQSSHFDSGTIGGKPALPRKKADCVPRGGTLTPPPRLPKKTEDPSDEVFKDSESSPGSSPLTLTPKLGRRPQTESSKTSALQAELFKPNVFPPLGPPGDECRPRRLKHTSEVPGQRDREKGKFAKPKPAPPPPPVSSAKSGKTSRSPTFDVSSDTKVKGSSEMNPPSPSSTEQGRGSLSQESAKKLPKNTSKVQPPKTSSTSPTGQLPGMGTAVGDSGSNFIPLMTTRRSLRKTRQPSERLSNSCITREMVLESTELLRAAIGRISDQTGSHSAVLEAGKNLSKYCVSYVESIQQMRNKFAFREAINKLESSLRELQICPAATGGANTPQDFSKLLSSVKEISDIVQR; from the exons AAGCTCTTCAGCGGCCGGATTTCGAGCCTCCGGGTCTGTCTGAAGCGGCTCGCTGGAACTCCAAAGAGAATCTGCTGGCGGGACCCGGTGAAAATGACCCCAATCTGTTCGTAGCGCTGTATGACTTTGTAGCGAGCGGCGACAACACTCTCAGCATCACCAAAG GAGAGAAGCTGAGGGTTCTGGGATACAATCACAATGGCGAGTGGTGCGAGGCTCAGACCAAGAACGGCCAGGGTTGGGTGCCCAGCAACTACATCACGCCCGTCAACAGCCTGGAAAAGCACAGCTGGTACCACGGGCCCGTGTCCCGCAACGCTGCTGAATACCTGCTGAGCAGCGGCATCAACGGCAGCTTCCTGGTGCGCGAGAGCGAGAGCAGCCCTGGACAGAGATCCATATCTCTGCGCTATGAGGGACGCGTCTACCACTACCGCATCAACACTGCCTCCGACGGCAAG CTGTACGTGTCGTCAGAGAGCCGCTTCAACACGCTGGCAGAGTTGGTTCATCATCATTCCACGGTGTCGGATGGTCTCATCACAACGCTGCATTACCCAGCTCCCAAACGCAACAAGCCCACCATCTACGGCGTGTCGCCCAACTATGACAAATGGGAGATGGAGCGCACTGATATTACCATGAAACACAAGCTGGGCGGAGGGCAGTACGGAGAAGTGTACGAGGGCGTCTGGAAGAAATACAGCCTGACTGTGGCTGTCAAAACACTAAAG GAAGATACAATGGAGGTGGAAGAGTTTTTAAAAGAAGCTGCAGTCATGAAAGAAATTAAACACCCAAACCTGGTGCAGCTGTTAG GCGTCTGCACACGGGAACCTCCCTTTTATATCATCACAGAGTTCATGACTCATGGAAACCTGCTGGATTACCTGCGTGAATGTAATCGTCAGGAGGTCAACGCTGTGGTGCTGCTCTATATGGCCACACAGATCTCCTCTGCCATGGAGTACCTGGAGAAGAAGAACTTCATCCACAG GGATCTAGCTGCCCGTAACTGCTTAGTTGGGGAAAACCACTTGGTTAAAGTGGCAGATTTTGGTCTGAGTCGCCTGATGACGGGTGATACCTACACAGCTCATGCAGGAGCCAAGTTTCCCATTAAATGGACTGCACCGGAGAGTCTGGCCTATAACAAATTCTCCATCAAGTCCGATGTGTGGG CATTTGGAGTTCTGCTTTGGGAGATTGCCACCTATGGGATGTCTCCATATCCTGGAATTGACTTGTCCCAAGTTTACGAGCTACTAGAGAAAGATTACCGCATGGACAGACCCGAGGGATGCCCAGAGAAAGTCTATGAGCTCATGAGGGCCT GTTGGAGATGGAACCCTGCCGAGCGACCTTCTTTTGCTGAAACCCACCAGGCGTTTGAGACAATGTTTCAAGAGTCCAGTATCTCTGATG AGGTGGAGAAAGAGTTGGGGAAAAAGGGTAAGAAGCTGACCCTGGGTCCAATACAGCAGGCCCCAGAACTTCCCACTAAGACGAGGACACTACGAAGACATATGGACAGTAGGGATGGTGACAGCCCAG ACGCAGCAGAAGCTGAGGTTGCTGGGCTGCCGATGCTCCCGAGGCCTCTCCTTGATAGCAACTTGAATGAAGATGATCGGCTCTTGACTAAAGATAAAGATAAGTTCAGAATGAATCCCTTCAGTTAcataaagaaaaagaagagaacGGCCCCGGCACCCCCGAAACGCAGTAGCTCGTTCGGGAAGATGGATGGACACCTGGATCGTAGAGGACTGGGTCCCGACTGCAGAGATGATTTCAACAACGGGGCTTCCACCAATGATGCCTTGCATGGCATTGACCCTTCCAAATTGGTTGGGTCTAACAATACCACAGTAGTCGGAGTCACCAATGGGGCCCCAGCATATCCTGGACAGCTCTTCCCTTCTCATTCAAGGAAAAAGGGCACGGGCACAACATCAGGCAATGGAGGGAAACTTGCCACAACTCCGCCAGCTGAGGAAGATCCTATGTCAAACTCCAAGCGCTTCCTAAGGTCTTCTTCCGCCTCTAGCATGCCCCCAGGGTCTGAGCGTACCGAATGGAAGTCGGTCACCCTGCCGCGTGACATACAGTCATCTCACTTTGACTCGGGCACCATCGGAGGCAAGCCGGCTCTGCCCCGAAAAAAAGCAGATTGCGTGCCACGTGGTGGCACCCTTACCCCGCCACCACGCCTTCCCAAGAAAACCGAGGATCCATCGGATGAAGTGTTCAAGGACTCAGAGTCTAGTCCTGGATCAAGTCCTTTGACTCTGACACCAAAGCTTGGCCGTCGACCGCAAACGGAAAGCTCAAAAACAAGTGCCTTGCAAGCGGAGCTCTTCAAGCCCAATGTGTTTCCACCTTTGGGACCACCTGGGGATGAATGCAGACCTCGTCGGCTCAAGCACACTTCTGAAGTCCCTGGACAAAGAGATAGGGAGAAGGGGAAGTTCGCTAAACCTAAACCTGCTCCTCCTCCGCCTCCGGTCTCGAGCGCCAAATCTGGAAAGACTTCGAGGAGTCCAACTTTTGATGTTTCTTCGGATACCAAAGTCAAGGGTTCCTCTGAAATGAACCCTCCTAGTCCCAGCTCCACAGAACAAGGCAGGGGAAGTCTTTCCCAGGAAAGTGCCAAAAAATTGCCAAAAAACACATCAAAAGTGCAGCCCCCAAAGACCTCGTCTACATCTCCGACTGGTCAGCTACCAGGAATGGGAACAGCTGTTGGCGACTCGGGATCTAACTTCATTCCACTCATGACGACTCGGCGTTCGCTAAGGAAAACGCGCCAGCCATCGGAGAGACTGTCCAACTCTTGCATCACACGCGAGATGGTCTTGGAGAGCACAGAACTCCTGCGAGCTGCCATTGGCCGGATTTCAGACCAGACCGGCAGCCACAGTGCGGTGTTGGAAGCCGGCAAGAACCTGTCCAAGTATTGTGTGAGCTACGTCGAGTCCATCCAGCAGATGCGGAACAAGTTTGCTTTCCGTGAAGCCATCAATAAGTTGGAGAGCAGTCTACGCGAGCTACAGATCTGCCCTGCTGCCACTGGGGGAGCCAACACGCCACAAGACTTTTCAAAGCTGCTTTCCTCTGTCAAGGAGATCAGTGACATTGTTCAGAGGTAG
- the abl1 gene encoding tyrosine-protein kinase ABL1 isoform X2: MKMLEICLKLVGCKSKKGLSSSSSCYLEEALQRPDFEPPGLSEAARWNSKENLLAGPGENDPNLFVALYDFVASGDNTLSITKGEKLRVLGYNHNGEWCEAQTKNGQGWVPSNYITPVNSLEKHSWYHGPVSRNAAEYLLSSGINGSFLVRESESSPGQRSISLRYEGRVYHYRINTASDGKLYVSSESRFNTLAELVHHHSTVSDGLITTLHYPAPKRNKPTIYGVSPNYDKWEMERTDITMKHKLGGGQYGEVYEGVWKKYSLTVAVKTLKEDTMEVEEFLKEAAVMKEIKHPNLVQLLGVCTREPPFYIITEFMTHGNLLDYLRECNRQEVNAVVLLYMATQISSAMEYLEKKNFIHRDLAARNCLVGENHLVKVADFGLSRLMTGDTYTAHAGAKFPIKWTAPESLAYNKFSIKSDVWAFGVLLWEIATYGMSPYPGIDLSQVYELLEKDYRMDRPEGCPEKVYELMRACWRWNPAERPSFAETHQAFETMFQESSISDEVEKELGKKGKKLTLGPIQQAPELPTKTRTLRRHMDSRDGDSPDAAEAEVAGLPMLPRPLLDSNLNEDDRLLTKDKDKFRMNPFSYIKKKKRTAPAPPKRSSSFGKMDGHLDRRGLGPDCRDDFNNGASTNDALHGIDPSKLVGSNNTTVVGVTNGAPAYPGQLFPSHSRKKGTGTTSGNGGKLATTPPAEEDPMSNSKRFLRSSSASSMPPGSERTEWKSVTLPRDIQSSHFDSGTIGGKPALPRKKADCVPRGGTLTPPPRLPKKTEDPSDEVFKDSESSPGSSPLTLTPKLGRRPQTESSKTSALQAELFKPNVFPPLGPPGDECRPRRLKHTSEVPGQRDREKGKFAKPKPAPPPPPVSSAKSGKTSRSPTFDVSSDTKVKGSSEMNPPSPSSTEQGRGSLSQESAKKLPKNTSKVQPPKTSSTSPTGQLPGMGTAVGDSGSNFIPLMTTRRSLRKTRQPSERLSNSCITREMVLESTELLRAAIGRISDQTGSHSAVLEAGKNLSKYCVSYVESIQQMRNKFAFREAINKLESSLRELQICPAATGGANTPQDFSKLLSSVKEISDIVQR; this comes from the exons ATGAAAATGTTGGAAATTTGTCTAAAATTGGTGGGCTGTAAATCCAAGAAAGGTCTTTCTTCGTCCTCCAGCTGTTACTTGGAAG AAGCTCTTCAGCGGCCGGATTTCGAGCCTCCGGGTCTGTCTGAAGCGGCTCGCTGGAACTCCAAAGAGAATCTGCTGGCGGGACCCGGTGAAAATGACCCCAATCTGTTCGTAGCGCTGTATGACTTTGTAGCGAGCGGCGACAACACTCTCAGCATCACCAAAG GAGAGAAGCTGAGGGTTCTGGGATACAATCACAATGGCGAGTGGTGCGAGGCTCAGACCAAGAACGGCCAGGGTTGGGTGCCCAGCAACTACATCACGCCCGTCAACAGCCTGGAAAAGCACAGCTGGTACCACGGGCCCGTGTCCCGCAACGCTGCTGAATACCTGCTGAGCAGCGGCATCAACGGCAGCTTCCTGGTGCGCGAGAGCGAGAGCAGCCCTGGACAGAGATCCATATCTCTGCGCTATGAGGGACGCGTCTACCACTACCGCATCAACACTGCCTCCGACGGCAAG CTGTACGTGTCGTCAGAGAGCCGCTTCAACACGCTGGCAGAGTTGGTTCATCATCATTCCACGGTGTCGGATGGTCTCATCACAACGCTGCATTACCCAGCTCCCAAACGCAACAAGCCCACCATCTACGGCGTGTCGCCCAACTATGACAAATGGGAGATGGAGCGCACTGATATTACCATGAAACACAAGCTGGGCGGAGGGCAGTACGGAGAAGTGTACGAGGGCGTCTGGAAGAAATACAGCCTGACTGTGGCTGTCAAAACACTAAAG GAAGATACAATGGAGGTGGAAGAGTTTTTAAAAGAAGCTGCAGTCATGAAAGAAATTAAACACCCAAACCTGGTGCAGCTGTTAG GCGTCTGCACACGGGAACCTCCCTTTTATATCATCACAGAGTTCATGACTCATGGAAACCTGCTGGATTACCTGCGTGAATGTAATCGTCAGGAGGTCAACGCTGTGGTGCTGCTCTATATGGCCACACAGATCTCCTCTGCCATGGAGTACCTGGAGAAGAAGAACTTCATCCACAG GGATCTAGCTGCCCGTAACTGCTTAGTTGGGGAAAACCACTTGGTTAAAGTGGCAGATTTTGGTCTGAGTCGCCTGATGACGGGTGATACCTACACAGCTCATGCAGGAGCCAAGTTTCCCATTAAATGGACTGCACCGGAGAGTCTGGCCTATAACAAATTCTCCATCAAGTCCGATGTGTGGG CATTTGGAGTTCTGCTTTGGGAGATTGCCACCTATGGGATGTCTCCATATCCTGGAATTGACTTGTCCCAAGTTTACGAGCTACTAGAGAAAGATTACCGCATGGACAGACCCGAGGGATGCCCAGAGAAAGTCTATGAGCTCATGAGGGCCT GTTGGAGATGGAACCCTGCCGAGCGACCTTCTTTTGCTGAAACCCACCAGGCGTTTGAGACAATGTTTCAAGAGTCCAGTATCTCTGATG AGGTGGAGAAAGAGTTGGGGAAAAAGGGTAAGAAGCTGACCCTGGGTCCAATACAGCAGGCCCCAGAACTTCCCACTAAGACGAGGACACTACGAAGACATATGGACAGTAGGGATGGTGACAGCCCAG ACGCAGCAGAAGCTGAGGTTGCTGGGCTGCCGATGCTCCCGAGGCCTCTCCTTGATAGCAACTTGAATGAAGATGATCGGCTCTTGACTAAAGATAAAGATAAGTTCAGAATGAATCCCTTCAGTTAcataaagaaaaagaagagaacGGCCCCGGCACCCCCGAAACGCAGTAGCTCGTTCGGGAAGATGGATGGACACCTGGATCGTAGAGGACTGGGTCCCGACTGCAGAGATGATTTCAACAACGGGGCTTCCACCAATGATGCCTTGCATGGCATTGACCCTTCCAAATTGGTTGGGTCTAACAATACCACAGTAGTCGGAGTCACCAATGGGGCCCCAGCATATCCTGGACAGCTCTTCCCTTCTCATTCAAGGAAAAAGGGCACGGGCACAACATCAGGCAATGGAGGGAAACTTGCCACAACTCCGCCAGCTGAGGAAGATCCTATGTCAAACTCCAAGCGCTTCCTAAGGTCTTCTTCCGCCTCTAGCATGCCCCCAGGGTCTGAGCGTACCGAATGGAAGTCGGTCACCCTGCCGCGTGACATACAGTCATCTCACTTTGACTCGGGCACCATCGGAGGCAAGCCGGCTCTGCCCCGAAAAAAAGCAGATTGCGTGCCACGTGGTGGCACCCTTACCCCGCCACCACGCCTTCCCAAGAAAACCGAGGATCCATCGGATGAAGTGTTCAAGGACTCAGAGTCTAGTCCTGGATCAAGTCCTTTGACTCTGACACCAAAGCTTGGCCGTCGACCGCAAACGGAAAGCTCAAAAACAAGTGCCTTGCAAGCGGAGCTCTTCAAGCCCAATGTGTTTCCACCTTTGGGACCACCTGGGGATGAATGCAGACCTCGTCGGCTCAAGCACACTTCTGAAGTCCCTGGACAAAGAGATAGGGAGAAGGGGAAGTTCGCTAAACCTAAACCTGCTCCTCCTCCGCCTCCGGTCTCGAGCGCCAAATCTGGAAAGACTTCGAGGAGTCCAACTTTTGATGTTTCTTCGGATACCAAAGTCAAGGGTTCCTCTGAAATGAACCCTCCTAGTCCCAGCTCCACAGAACAAGGCAGGGGAAGTCTTTCCCAGGAAAGTGCCAAAAAATTGCCAAAAAACACATCAAAAGTGCAGCCCCCAAAGACCTCGTCTACATCTCCGACTGGTCAGCTACCAGGAATGGGAACAGCTGTTGGCGACTCGGGATCTAACTTCATTCCACTCATGACGACTCGGCGTTCGCTAAGGAAAACGCGCCAGCCATCGGAGAGACTGTCCAACTCTTGCATCACACGCGAGATGGTCTTGGAGAGCACAGAACTCCTGCGAGCTGCCATTGGCCGGATTTCAGACCAGACCGGCAGCCACAGTGCGGTGTTGGAAGCCGGCAAGAACCTGTCCAAGTATTGTGTGAGCTACGTCGAGTCCATCCAGCAGATGCGGAACAAGTTTGCTTTCCGTGAAGCCATCAATAAGTTGGAGAGCAGTCTACGCGAGCTACAGATCTGCCCTGCTGCCACTGGGGGAGCCAACACGCCACAAGACTTTTCAAAGCTGCTTTCCTCTGTCAAGGAGATCAGTGACATTGTTCAGAGGTAG